A genome region from Oryzias melastigma strain HK-1 linkage group LG12, ASM292280v2, whole genome shotgun sequence includes the following:
- the LOC112144191 gene encoding ankyrin repeat domain-containing protein SOWAHB — MATHLTQDAVLRFLQSRGGSVRNAELLQHFSDYIREHPDRDRNRELFKKFVNTVASVKQIDGVVHVILRSRFRGSGDPPAPPRRSDGSKTGNSAETRSISPAATPDAPRQRAGKEPQKAAPAGPRGPGGEALPAAGILQPNKTPQVSMAPQQPGGPRPAQAGPQRGAPTGTEKGVLGGLERGVPGPESRVLGPGGRDPAGPGRVTPAGPEIGAPLGPERGVPGPDRGVLGPERGVPGPGGRAPAGQGRVTPAGPDIGAAVGSERGAPGPERGAPTGPERGVLAGLKRGVPGPESSVLGPGGRAPAGPGRLTPAGPEIGVPVRPERGVPGSERGVLDPERVVPGPERAFLGPERGVLGPGGRAPASQGRVTPVGPEIGAPVRSEGGVPGLERGALACPGRVTPVGPERGAPVSLERNPPPGPERGAPAGPGRKTPAGPVRGTPGPDRVTLAGPERGALAVAGRGALVCPGRGDPTGSETGTPSGPSPSQNSSPAQQRSPSGVPAGSGARHKEPGIETPIQEPSKGSRGHLQQQKVALQKRSPPPQSLLPEQGIRRNFKHRKSYKSAVSQDDDDEDEYGEEIQTRRVSKGGAWASSGVGRAAPTTPPCSVDTLVPSSVTSSGKGPPQIYIHSTEGQMPSSRGPPGVWPTGPSAGSQLEVRTMSSEPTPTRRSVPFGADRHSAPAQHADRIQMNTGPAGPDQRHRLSPSLSSNASLSSDTRISSSDRSLHSSSRRSECSSSSSEDLLARADGPGTELQRSALVPENYTSRRKGPPAWHSSAGNLCDDHKSMDNLSVHHRSTDQLHNDDRFPNQQMPWFFSTGDLCDNPEEAYSSEGSSCSPQLRQRPPTVQRTDSKLRSRMCLSLGADLDQVLDMDPTGNEAARLIRLQRISSSLSLHRNLSSSSLSSCPTPPRSGSPAPLVDNEGENGGKGKDSKGQPLFPLEPKEHSWMVKAAAGSWGDIYSLFREDPSLLNKQDFISGFTVLHWIAKHGDHRVLNTLWYGVSKTGLSFDINAKSTAGQTPLHIAAIYNSKKIIQLLVRSFYADVRLRDMAGKRPWQYLQNPTADMLELLGAQQQLQLKQLKQQRDDASQPQKQRHHVRHNFSFASPKQRPLTYIGMTKVKRSTSLAAFLKNRSQPFDWHKSESTA; from the exons ATGGCCACGCACCTCACGCAGGACGCGGTCTTACGTTTCCTGCAGAGCCGCGGGGGCTCGGTGAGGAACGCGGAGCTGCTGCAGCACTTCAGCGACTACATCCGAGAGCACCCGGACCGGGATCGGAACCGGGAGCTCTTCAAGAAGTTTGTCAACACCGTGGCGTCAGTGAAACAGATCGACGGCGTGGTCCATGTCATTCTGCGGAGCCGGTTCAGAGGTTCAGGAGACCCCCCCGCACCTCCTCGCCGCTCCGACGGGAGCAAAACCGGGAACTCCGCGGAGACGCGGAGCATCAGCCCGGCCGCCACCCCGGACGCTCCCCGGCAGAGAGCGGGGAAGGAGCCGCAGAAGGCGGCGCCCGCAGGGCCGAGGGGACCGGGCGGGGAGGCCCTCCCTGCAGCCGGGATCCTGCAGCCAAACAAGACACCACAGGTCAGCATGGCTCCGCAGCAGCCAGGAGGACCCAGACCAGCACAGGCGGGCCCGCAGAGAGGAGCCCCGACTGGCACAGAGAAAGGGGTCCTTGGGGGACTGGAGAGAGGGGTTCCGGGACCAGAGAGTAGGGTTTTGGGACCAGGGGGAAGGGATCCGGCAGGTCCAGGGAGGGTGACACCGGCGGGCCCAGAGATAGGAGCCCCTTTGGGACCAGAGAGAGGGGTTCCAGGCCCAGACAGAGGGGTCCTGGGACCAGAAAGAGGGGTCCCGGGACCAGGGGGAAGGGCTCCTGCGGGTCAAGGGAGAGTGACACCAGCGGGCCCAGACATAGGAGCCGCTGTGGGATCAGAAAGAGGGGCCCCAGGACCAGAGAGAGGAGCCCCGACTGGCCCAGAGAGGGGAGTTCTTGCAGGACTGAAGAGAGGGGTTCCGGGCCCAGAGAGTAGTGTTCTGGGACCAGGGGGAAGGGCTCCGGCAGGTCCAGGGAGGTTGACACCAGCGGGCCCAGAGATAGGAGTCCCTGTGCGACCAGAGAGAGGGGTTCCAGGATCAGAAAGAGGGGTTCTGGACCCAGAGAGAGTGGTCCCGGGACCAGAGAGAGCGTTCCTGGGACCAGAGAGAGGGGTCCTAGGGCCAGGGGGAAGGGCTCCTGCAAGTCAAGGGAGGGTGACACCGGTGGGCCCAGAGATAGGAGCCCCTGTGAGATCAGAGGGAGGAGTCCCAGGACTAGAGAGAGGGGCTCTGGCGTGTCCAGGGAGAGTGACACCGGTGGGACCAGAGAGAGGAGCCCCAGTTAGTCTAGAGAGAAATCCCCCTCCGGGCCCAGAGAGAGGGGCTCCAGCAGGTCCAGGTAGAAAGACCCCTGCAGGCCCAGTAAGAGGGACCCCAGGTCCGGATAGAGTAACGCTGGCAGGCCCAGAGAGAGGGGCCCTGGCGGTAGCTGGGAGAGGGGCTTTGGTGTGTCCAGGGAGAGGAGACCCAACGGGCTCAGAGACGGGGACCCCCAGTGGCCCCAGCCCATCACAGAACAGCAGCCCAGCTCAGCAGAGGTCACCCTCTGGTGTCCCAGCAGGATCAGGTGCTAGGCACAAAGAACCTGGCATAGAGACCCCCATCCAAGAACCCAGCAAAGGGAGCAGGGgtcacctgcagcagcagaaggttGCCCTGCAGAAGCGCTCCCCTCCTCCTCAATCCCTCCTCCCTGAACAGGGTATCCGTCGAAATTTTAAACACAGGAAAAGCTACAAATCAGCTGTTTCtcaagatgatgatgatgaagatgaataTGGAGAAGAGATCCAGACAAGACGAGTGTCAAAAGGAGGAGCGTGGGCCTCAAGTGGTGTGGGGAGAGCTGCCCCCACAACCCCCCCATGCAGTGTAGACACATTAGTACCCTCCTCTGTCACCTCTTCAGGGAAAGGGCCCCCACAGATTTACATCCACTCCACAGAAGGACAGATGCCCTCATCTCGGGGGCCTCCGGGGGTTTGGCCAACAGGACCGTCAGCTGGGTCACAGCTGGAGGTCAGGACAATGTCATCCGAGCCCACGCCCACAAGACGCAGCGTGCCTTTTGGAGCAGATCGCCACAGTGCTCCTGCCCAACATGCTGACAGGATCCAGATGAACACTGGGCCTGCAGGACCGGATCAGCGCCACCGGCTGTCCCCGAGCCTCAGCAGCAACGCCAGCCTCTCCTCTGATACTCGGATATCCAGCAGTGACCGAAGCCTTCACAGTTCTTCAAGGAGGTCtgagtgcagcagcagcagctctgaggaTCTGCTGGCTAGAGCAG ATGGGCCTGGAACTGAACTCCAGAGATCAGCTTTGGTACCAGAGAACTACACTTCCAGGAGGAAAGGTCCTCCGGCGTGGCACAGCTCTGCAGGAAATCTTTGTGACGATCACAAGTCTATGGACAACCTGTCAGTTCATCATCGCTCCACTGACCAGCTCCATAACGACGACCGCTTTCCCAACCAGCAGATGCCGTGGTTTTTCTCCACAG GTGACCTCTGTGACAACCCTGAGGAGGCCTACTCCAGCGAAGgctcctcctgctctcctcaGCTCCGGCAGCGTCCTCCGACGGTCCAGCGCACGGACAGCAAGCTGAGGAGCAGGATGTGCCTGAGCCTGGGCGCAGACCTGGACCAGGTCCTGGACATGGACCCCACGGGGAATGAGGCGGCTCGGCTGATCCGCCTGCAACGCATCTCCTCCTCACTCAGCCTTCATCGTAACCTGTCGTCCTCCTCCCTGTCATCCTGCCCTACGCCTCCTCGCAGcggcagccccgcccctctggtTGATAATGAGGGGGAGAATGGAGGGAAGGGGAAGGACTCCAAAGGACAG CCCTTGTTTCCACTGGAGCCTAAGGAGCACTCGTGGATGGTAAAGGCGGCCGCCGGCTCCTGGGGAGACATCTACTCGCTGTTCAGAGAGGACCCGTCTCTCCTCAACAAACAAGACTTCATCTCCGGCTTCACCGTGCTGCACTGGATCGCCAAACACGGCGACCATCGAGTCCTCAACACTCTTTG GTACGGAGTTTCAAAGACTGGTTTGAGTTTCGACATAAACGCCAAGTCCACGGCCGGTCAGACGCCTCTGCACATCGCCGCTATCTACAACAGCAAAAAGATCATCCAGTTGCTGGTTAGGAGTTTCTATGCTGACGTGAGGCTTCGAGACATGGCAGGAAAGAGGCCCTGGCAGTACCTGCAGAACCCCACAGCGGACATGCTGGAGCTGCTGGGAgctcagcagcagctccagctgaAGCAGCTGAAACAGCAGAGAGACGACGCCTCGCAACCCCAGAAGCAGCGCCATCACGTGCGCCATAACTTTTCATTCGCTTCACCCAAGCAGAGGCCCTTGACTTATATTGGGATGACAAAGGTCAAAAGGTCGACATCTCTTGCTGCGTTCCTCAAAAACAGATCCCAGCCCTTTGACTGGCACAAGTCCGAGTCCACTGCATAG